TCGTCGGCCCCACGATCTTCGTCCTCGACCTGATCCCCACCTCGCTGGGCGCCTACATCAGTGACCTCGGACAGCTCGCCGGCCGCACCGAGGCCACCGGCGGCGGTGAAGTCGCCGACTGGCTCGGCGGCTGGACGGTCTTCTACTGGGCCTGGTGGATCTCCTGGACGCCCTTCGTCGGCATGTTCATCGCCCGTATCAGCCGGGGCCGCACGATCCGCCAGTTCGTCGGCGGCGTCATCCTGGTGCCCAGCACGGTCAGCCTGATCTGGTTCGCCGTCTTCGGCGGCACGGCCATGAAGCTGGACGAGGCGGGCAAGCTCACCGGCGCGGACACCCCCGAGGCCCAGCTCTTCGGCGTCCTCCAGGAGTACCCGATCGCCACCGTCACGAGCATCCTGGTGATGATCCTCGTCGGCATCTTTTTCGTCTCCGGCGCCGACGCCGCCTCGATCGTCATGGGCACGCTCTCGCAGAAGGGCATCCTGGAGCCCAGCAAGTGGGTCGTCATCTTCTGGGGTGTCGTGACCGGGGCCGTGGCCGCGATCATGCTGCTCATCGGGGACGGCCAGGAGAACGCGCTGGAGGGGCTCCAGAACCTCACCATCCTGGTCGCCGCGCCCTTCGTCGTCGTCATGGTCGGCATGTGCGTGGCCCTGATGCGGGACCTGCGCAGGGACCCGCAGATCGTCCGCGAGGAGTTCGGCGTGGAGGCGGTCGAGTCCGCGGTGATCGAGGGGCACGCCAAGTACGACGGCGACTTCGAGATCCGTATCGGCCCCGGCACCACGGTCACCACGGACGAGCGCCACAAGGACACCCCGATCGAGAAGGGCCCCCAGGGCTGAGTCCCGGGGACCCCTTCGCACGTACGGCGGCGGCTCAGCCCACCAGGGCGGCCGCCGCCCGTGCGCAGCCCCACGCCACGGTCACGCCCGCACCCCCGTGCCCGTAGTTGTGCACCAGCAGACCGCCGCCGGGCAGGGGCTCCGCCTCGATCCGCACCCCGGCCTCCCGCGCCGGCCGCAGTCCCACCCGGTGCCCCAGCACCCGGGCGCCCGCGATCTCCGGCCGGACCCGCGCACACCGTGCCAAGATCTCCCGGGCCGTCCCCGCATCGGGCTCCCGTCGCTCGTCGTCCGCCTCGGCGGTGCCCCCCAGCACCAGACCGGCCGGCTGCGGGAAGAAGTACGTCGTCGCGGCCGACGCCTGGTCCGCCTCGGTGAACCACTCCTCGATCCCCGGGTTCTCCACCACGACCAGCTGCCCCCGCACCGCCCGCACCCCCGCGTCCGGCACCAGTTCGCGCGCGCCCAGCCCCGTGCAGTTCACCACCACCGGGGCGGACGCCGCCGCCTCCTCGAACCCGGCCACCGCCCGCCGCTCCACCGCACCCCCCGCCGCCGTCAGCCGCCCCTCCAGCCACGCCAGGTGGACCGGCATGTCCAGCAGCGGCAGCACCACCTGCAGCCCCTCGGCCACCTCCACGGCACCCTTCAGCTCCGCCGCCCAGGGCCCCAGCGCCGCGAACCGCTCACCGCCGTGCACCCCCGCCACCACCCGCACGCCGCTCCCACCGGCCCCGGCCGCCAGCTCCTCGTACACCGCGAGTGTCTCCAGCGACCAGGCGCCGACCCGCTCCGCCGGTTCGATCCGGTACGGCCACCACAGCGCCCCCGCCACCGCCGACGTCGTCACCCCGGCCGGATCGCGCGACCAGACCCGCACCCGCAGCCCGCGCTCCGCCAGGGTCACGGCGGTGGTCAGGCCGATGACCCCGCCGCCCACCACGATCACATCCGCCACATCCGTCGTCATGGTCACTCCTGTCCCGTCCGTACGCACCTGTCGCTGCCCGGACGCTAACGGAAACCCCACGTCGGGGGCAGAGGGCAGCGGAGGGCACCCGTCACCGGCGACTAGGATCGGCACCCTGATGACTGCCACCCTCGTCGCCAAGGACCTCGCCGCCGGACACGGCGACCGCACGCTCTTCGCCGGACTCGACCTCGTCGTCGCCCCCGGAGACGTGATCGGTCTCGTCGGAGTCAACGGCGCCGGAAAATCGTCCCTGCTCCGCCTGCTCGCCGGACTCGACCGCCCGGAGGAGGGCGAGCTGCGGCTCTCCCCGCCCACCGCCACCGTCGGCCACCTCCCGCAGGAGCCGGAGCGGCGCGAGGGCGAGACCGTGGCCGCGTTCCTGGCCCGCCGCACCGGCGTCGCCGACGCCCAGCGCGCCATGGACGAGGCGACGGAGGGCCTGGTCTCCGGGGCCCCGGGCGCGGACGACGCGTACTCGGAAACCCTGGAGCGGTGGCTCGCCCTCGGCGGCGCGGACCTGGAGGAGCGGGCCGCGCAGGTAGCCGCCGAGCTGGGCCTCACGGTCAGCCTGGACCTGCCCATGACGGCCCTCTCCGGAGGCCAGGCGGCGCGCGCCGGACTCGCCTCCCTCCTCCTCTCCCGCTACGACGTCTTCCTGCTGGACGAGCCGACCAACGACCTCGACCTCGACGGCCTGGAGCGCCTGGAGCGCTTCGTCTCGGGGCTGCGGGCCGGGACCGTCGTCATCAGCCACGACCGCGAGTTCCTGATGCGCACGGTCACCAAGGTGCTCGAACTCGACCTGGCCCAGCAGCAGATCAACCTCTACGGCGGTGGCTACGCGGCCTATCTGGAGGAGCGCGAGACCGCCCGCCGGCACGCCCGCGAGGGGTACGAGGAGTACGCCGACAAGAAGGCCGCCCTCGAAGCGCGCGGCCATATGCAGCGCTCCTGGATGGACAAGGGCG
This DNA window, taken from Streptomyces griseus subsp. griseus, encodes the following:
- a CDS encoding FAD-dependent oxidoreductase gives rise to the protein MTTDVADVIVVGGGVIGLTTAVTLAERGLRVRVWSRDPAGVTTSAVAGALWWPYRIEPAERVGAWSLETLAVYEELAAGAGGSGVRVVAGVHGGERFAALGPWAAELKGAVEVAEGLQVVLPLLDMPVHLAWLEGRLTAAGGAVERRAVAGFEEAAASAPVVVNCTGLGARELVPDAGVRAVRGQLVVVENPGIEEWFTEADQASAATTYFFPQPAGLVLGGTAEADDERREPDAGTAREILARCARVRPEIAGARVLGHRVGLRPAREAGVRIEAEPLPGGGLLVHNYGHGGAGVTVAWGCARAAAALVG
- a CDS encoding ABC-F family ATP-binding cassette domain-containing protein, yielding MTATLVAKDLAAGHGDRTLFAGLDLVVAPGDVIGLVGVNGAGKSSLLRLLAGLDRPEEGELRLSPPTATVGHLPQEPERREGETVAAFLARRTGVADAQRAMDEATEGLVSGAPGADDAYSETLERWLALGGADLEERAAQVAAELGLTVSLDLPMTALSGGQAARAGLASLLLSRYDVFLLDEPTNDLDLDGLERLERFVSGLRAGTVVISHDREFLMRTVTKVLELDLAQQQINLYGGGYAAYLEERETARRHAREGYEEYADKKAALEARGHMQRSWMDKGVRNARRKATDGDKLGRNARSEASEKQAAKARQTQRMIERLDTVEEPRKEWELRMEIATAPRSGSVVATLREAQVVRGEFSFGPASLQIDWADRVAITGANGAGKSTLLAALLERLPLDSGQATLGSGVVVGEVDQARRLFLGSQSLLAAFCAAVPDTEPAEVRTLLAKFGLRADHVMRPATSLSPGERTRAALALLQGRGVNLLVLDEPTNHLDLPAIEQLEAALESYTGTLLLVTHDRRMLEAVRTTRRIEVADGQIKEV